From uncultured Treponema sp.:
AAAAATGATTTTCCACACAAAGTCTTCAACTGAAACAATTTCACTGGGAGAAAAAATCGGCTCACTTTTAAAGCCAGGCGACATTCTTGCAATGACTGGAACTCTCGCAGCCGGAAAAACTACAATCACAAAAGGAATCGCAAAATCCCTTGGAATTAAAGACAACATAACAAGTCCCACATTCTGCCTTGTAAGCGAATACGAAGGCGAAAAAATGCCCTTGTATCACATGGACGTTTACAGGCTTGAAGGCGAAGAAGATTTTGTAAACTTGGGCGTTGAAGACATGCTCTACGGAAACGGAGTCTGCATAATTGAATGGAGCGAAAAAGTAAAAAAAGAGCTTCCAAAAAAATCTATTCTTGTTGAAATCACACCGCAGGAAGACGGAAGCCGCCAAATAAAAATTGAAAACTGGAACAACGGAAAAATCGACTGGAACGAGGAATAAAATGAAAGCTCTTGCAATAGACTGCGCAGTTACAAAACTTTCTGTAGCCGCAAAAAATGAAAGCAACACAATAAAACTCACACTCGATGTTGGAATGAAGCAATCAGAAAAACTTCTTCCTGCAATTGATTATGTAATGAAAGAAGCCGGACTTTCTGCAAAAAATCTTGACTACACAGCCGTTACGCTTGGTCCTGGAAGCTTTACAGGGCTTAGGCTGGGACTTAGCGCGCTCAAGGCAATCACACTTTCAGACAATGTTCCGATTTATGGAATTCCTTCTTTGGAAGCATACTCTTGGCCGTATAAAAAAGCAATTGAAACAGTTCTTCCTGTAATAGAAGCAAAAGAAGATGAATTTTTTTATTCATTTTATATCCGCGGAGAAAAAATAAGAAACGAAGAAGATTCAGAAATTGAAGAAATCTTAAAGCAAATTGACGCGGAAAGTTCTGTTCTTGTTTGCGGACCTGGAGCAAAAACATTTGTCGAGCGGACAAACGAAATAACACCGCTGTATTCTCTTCATTGCTTTTGCCCGGAAAATGACTGCTGTGAAAGCCTTTTTGAAATTGCAGAAAAAATGATTGCGGAAAAGAAAGAGCCGTTAAAAGACTATGACGGTCCGCTGTATGTAAGAAAGAGCGAAGCTGAAATAGTCCTTGAATCAAAAAACAAAAACTAATATTTTTCTAGCAAAGAAATCAGCCAAAAAGTTTTCCGAGACGTTCCATTGAAATTTGGGAAGCAGCGGCTTTGTTTTCTGACTGGATTGCTTCAAAAACTTCCTGCCGGTAAACTTTTACATTACTAGGAGCTTCCACGCCGATTTTCACTTGGTCGCCTTTCACATCTATCAGCGTAATAACAATGTCGTCTCCAATGCGGATTTTTTGATCTATTTTTCTTGAAAGGATTAGCATTATTTTGCCTCCTTTCGTTTTAATGCTTCAAGAATGTTGTGCTTTGTTGTGTACTTTGAGCCGTCAAGAATAGCCTGCATGCACTGATGATTTTTCTTGTTGATTATAAGAGGTCCTTGAAAATTTGCAGTTACCGCGCTGCCATCATCAGGAACAGTTACAATTGTAAGAACCATTACATCAGCAGGATCTTTTATGCCGATTTTTAAAAGCTCACTGTCATCAATCTCAGCTTCATAGTCATCTGTAATTAAAAACGGATCAATTAAAAGAAACGCAAGATTTTTTTCCTGCAGCGACTGAAGCCACATAAGCGGTTCATACTCACTGTCCACAAGAGCAAAATCCGTATATTCTTCAAAGCCAAAAAGCCCGGAAGGTATAGAAATTAACCTATCGTTGGAAATTTCAACACAGCCTTTAGTTTTTGTTTCTACCAGCATAAAAAATCCTATGAATATTTTTAAATATTAAAATCCTAGCGCATATAATTGAGCAGTGTGCTTGAATACATTTTTCCGGCATTGCTCATTGTGGCTTGATTGACATATTCCATCATCTTTAAATCTGTTATGGCTTCTGTCAAATCAATATCGCCTTCTCTGCTTACAAGCTGAGTAACATTCACATTATTTGTCTTTGAACGTTCAACGTTATTCATTGCACGCTCATAGTCGCTTCCTGATTTTGCAAGGCGAGTTGTAAGATTATTGATTCCATAATCAAGAGTTCCGATTACGCGGCTTCCAATTGATTCCTGATCTCCCTTGAGCATAGAATCACGAAGAGCAATAACAGCGTCAAACAAAGAACCGCCGGAAACTTTCACAGCGGAAGTGTTCACATTGTAAGGCGGAAACTGGCTTGAATCTTCAATCATTCCCATGTCTGTCAATGCGCTGCCTGTTTTATCTTCCATCCAAACCTGATGAGAATCTGTAGTAGAAAGCGAAAGTCCTTGAGAAACAGGATCAATCGAAGCCTTTACCGCAATTCCAGAATTATTAATTTTTGCAGCAACAGCGTAAACATTGTCGCCGGATTTTATTGCAATATCCGCTCCATCAATGTTTATAACAGAATCTTCCAACGCCTGCCAAGAAGTCAAATCTCTTTGTCCTATAAGGTGCTGAGGTTCCGCCCAAAATGTTTTTGTTCCGCTGTTGTCAATCTGAAGATAAGCGTTTTCATCAACTTCGATTTTATTAATTCCGTTGTTTCCCTTGTAATTTACTTTTTCAATAAGAGCTTCATCAGAACCCGGAATATTTCCCAGCACAACATCAAAAGCCGCGCCCTTTGTTCTTGTTCCGGCAAAAAGAGTATTTCCGTCCGGACCTACAGCGTTTGCATTTTGAACCAATTCCTTTAAAAGCTCGTTGACTTCAACAGCCATATTTTTTAAGTCTTCTCCGGTATAAGTTCCGTTTGCGCCAGTAATGGCAAGTTCTCTGACACGATGCATAATCTGCAGATTCTGATTTATATATCCTTCCCTAACATTCATCTGATCCGCCAGAGTCTGCGCATTTTTTTCAAACTGATTCACACGTCCCAAGTAAGACTGATAGCGCACAAGATGTCCAGCCGCAATCGGATCATCACGAAGACTTCCGATTCTGCTTTGAGTTCCAATCTGACGGTTTTTGATTGCCTGATTCACTTCCTGTTTTCTAAGCTGGTACTGGGTATCTGTATTATTAAACTGTGAACTGATTCTATGCATATTCTACCTCGTTTCTAAAATAACTCAAACTCCAAGACGGTTAATCAACGTATCAAGAAGCTCGTCCTGCACTGAAATAAATTTTGCGGCAACATTATATCCATGCTGAAACTTTATTATATCAGCAAGCTCTTCATCAATGTTTACACCAGAAATGCTGTCGCGCAAATCTCTTAAGTCGCCCATTATTTTATTTTGAGTCGCAAGCTGATTTTGCGCCTGCTCGCCTTTTAACCCAACGTTGGTTATAGTGTCAGCAAAATAGTCATCAAATGTGCGCTGACTTCCAATCATTATTTTTGTATTTCTGATTGCAGCCATTTCTACAGCTGCTCTTCCGTCGCTAGGCTCTGCAAACCCTTGAGAATTTTTAAATGCGGCGGCAACACTTGAAACATCATTTTGAATAAGTCCATTTACTTCAATATATGCAGACGGATTCAAAACTGGAGAAACCGCAAACTGCGCTCCGTCAAGAACATCAACCGCATTCGCACGGTTAAAGTCATAGGCATTGGCTTCTCCGCTTCCCTGCAAAATTCCAGAATACCCCGTAAGGAACATTCCAGAATCTTCAACATGGCGAATAACAAAATCAGGATTTTCCATTCCACTAGAAGAAGTTGCTTTTAAAACAAGACAACTGTTTCTGTCAAGATAAGCCTTTACCTCTCCGTTAGAATCATTGATTCTATTGATAACATCTTCAACTGTGTCTGTTGAAAAATAAGCGACATCAATATTTCCGCTTGCGCCGTTAATTGTCATTGTTCCAGAAAGACCAATCTGCTCCTGCGGCTTAAGCGCATTTGTTCCTGTCATGCGGAAAATATACGAAGTGTCTTCTACGCCATCGCCATTTCTGTCGTAGTTTCCGTTTACGTTTTCTACAAAATCATGCTGAACAAAAAAGTCCAAGCCTGTTACATTGTTTTTTCCAATGGCATTTCTGTGAACGTCATTCACCAAGTCTGCAAAGTTAAGAGCCATTGTATTCAAAGACTGAATTTCACTGCGGATGTCCTTGTCGCGAAGCTCCACCAAAGCTCCGAGTGTTCCGCCGTGAAACTCTGCGTCAAGCTTTGTATCAGACCACATAAGTTTTCCGTAGCCGTTATTGTCAAGCTGACCAACAGTTTCTATCTGGCGCGCAAGGCTTCCCTGAACAATAATTTGTCCGTCTGTGTGAACCATAAATTCATCAGGATCTTTTTGAGTTACAGTAACGTTAATGAGAGATGAAAGTTTTTCAACAAGCAAATCGCGGCGGTCCATAAGATCATTTGGATTATCTCCAAGACCTTTGCTTCTTACAATTTCACCATTGACAGAAGCAATCTGGCGCGAAAGATCATTCACTTGCTTTACAACCGCTTCAATGTCGCCGTTTATCTGGTCGCCGATTCCACGCAAACTTTTGTACTGCTGCTGAATTGAATTTGTCAAAGTCTGTCCGCGCACAACAAGTGCAAGACGAGCCGCATCACTTTCAGGATAAGTAGAAAGCTCTTGCCAGCCCTGCCAGAACTTGTCCATGTTTGTTCTTACAGAAACATCATTAGGCTCATTGTAAACAGATTCAATCATTGAATAATATTTGTCGCGTGTCTCCCAGTAAGACTCGACATTTTTCTGGTCAACAATGCGGCTTTCCAAAAGCTCATCTTTTATTCTATTTATACTTTCAACATCGCAGCCTTGTCCTATCTGACCTGGAATCATTGCGCGCTCCAAGTCCGGGCGGTAAATCGGTTCAAAAGATTTTACAATGACACGCTGCCTAGAATAGCCTTCTGTATCCGCATTTGAAATATTGTGGCCGGCAGTCTGAATCTGAGTTGAATGAGCCATAAGGCTTCTTTTTCCAATTTCTATTCCTGCAAAAGAATTCGCCATAATTCCACGCTCCTTAAATGCTTCTGTTTACAACAATGCTCTGCGCATAATTTTTTCTCATTGTGCCGTTCGGAGAATAAATTTCATTTCTCTGCTGAGATGCGCACTGATCCATGACTTCTGAAATAAATTTCTTTGTCGCGCTCACATATTTTGCAAGCGCATCATTTTCAACTTTGCTTCTCGAAAGTTTTGTTTTTACGCGGAGGAAAACATCCTTTACTTCAGGATGAAAATAAATATTTTCTGAAACAGACGCGATTTTTTCGCGGAACTTGTCAATCTTGGAAAATTCGCTGCCAAGCTCGTTGATATTCAGGACATATTCTTCAAGACCTGCCCAGCTGCGCTTTACAACGCACTCGTGAATTTTATTCTGCTCCATAAGCATAGAATCAAGAATGCGTTCCTGCTCATTAAGCACACTGATTAATTCAATCTCTTTTTCTTCCGCCATAAATTTTTCCTTCAAAAAGAAAGTTTCTATTTAATTTTCGGAATATAAAGATTTTTGTTTAGAGAAAAATTTAGAAGTTTGAATACTGATACTTTTGTGTCATTATCGGGCTTGACCCGATAATCTGTTAAAAATTTCCAGCAGATTTCTGTATCTTAGTAGCACAGAAAGTAAAATTATCTTTGACCGGAAAGCTCAATGTAAATCTGGTCAGCAAGACCCAAAGAAGCATTTTTTGTAATCGATTCCGCCATATTATCATACATCATGTCGTCGTACATTTTACGGGCGTACTCGTTGTCTTTTCCGGCGAGATTTGTTTTTTGAATTGTATTGCGCATTGACGAAAGCATCATTTTGACCATGTAGTTTTCCATTTCCATGGACTGCGCATAAAGCTCGGAAGTCTTGTCAATTACGGGAATTTTTCCGCTTGAAGTTTTTGAGTTTGCGGCGAATCCCTGCGGACGGGCGGACTTGTCAGAATCCGAAGTGAACGCTCCGTAGAATCCCTGAGTGTAATCTCCGTTCAGGCGATGGTTCTTGGCAATCTGGCTTGAAGAAATTCCAGACAAAGATGCTCCTTCAGAAATTCCCAAGGCAGTTTTATTTTGCATTTCCTTTACGAGCGAAGAAAATTTTTTTGCCTCATTTTGAAGAACAGCAGAGTCGATTGCATTGCTTCCGTTAGACAAAGTGCCTGTAATTCCAGTTCCAGAAATTCCGTTTACCGCCATGATTTCACCTTATTTATATTTTCGGCATTTTGCATTCAAGATTTTACAAGATTTTCTGCGATAGATTTTCAGTAAAAAAAAAAGCCTGCAACTGGATTTTTTCCAATGCAGGCTGATTTAGGCTGAGTCAAGGTCTTGAGCGCAAGCGTACCTTGACCAGACGTATTTCTAACTATTCAGTTTAACGTTTAAGTCCGGCGGCAGTCTGAAGCATATTGTCGCTAGTCTGAATTGCCTTTGAGTTGAACTCATAAGCGCGCTGGGCAACAATCATCTGAACCATTTCATTTACAACAGAAACGTTGCTCATTTCAAGGAACTTATGCTTTGTAATTCCCATTCCGTCAATTCCAGGACGTCCGGCGATTGGCTCTCCAGAAGCGTTTGTAACTTTGTAAAGATTGTCGCCTGTATTTTCAAGTCCGACTGCATTCGGAAATCTGTAAAGCTCAAGCTGGCCGACTTCAACAGGCTCAAGCTCGCCGTTTACTTTTACGTTTACTCTTCCGCCATCAGAAATAGAAAGTGTCTCAAGCTGAAATCCTTCCGGCATAATTATTTCTGGCATTACACGAAGTCCGTTTGCCGTTACAAGCTGACCAGTTGAATCAACCTTGAACGAACCGTCTCTTGTGTACGCCCAGCTTCCGTCGTACTGCTGAACTCTAAAAAATCCGTCGCCGACAACCGCAACATCTGTGTCAACTCCGGTCGCCTGCAAAGAGCCTTGTGTCATAATGCGCTGTGTTGCCCCGACTTTTACACCGCTTCCCATCTGATGTCCAACAGGAGTTACAGTGTCTTCTGTAGCCGGAGTTCCTGCAAGCTTTACATTCTGATAAAGAAGGTCTTCAAATTCAGCGCGGTGCTGCTTAAATCCGGTTGTATTTACGTTAGAAAGGTTGTTTGAGATTGTGTCTATATTCATCTGCTGGCCGTTCATTCCTGTAGCGGCATTCCATAAACTTCTTACCATTTTCTATTCCCTCTTATTAGCGGTTTACAGTAACAACTTTAGACCAAAGCGTATCCATCATGCTATCTTCTGTCTGAACTGATTTCTGGTTCGCCTCGTAAGCGCGGTTTACTTCTATCATCTGAACCATTTCGTTTACAACATTCACGTTGCTTGCTTCTGTATATCCTTGCAAAAGCCGCGGACGCTCATCACCTTCCGCAATGTACGCATCTCCTGAAATTTCATTTGAATTCCAAAGCGAAGAGCCTTGTTTTTTTATGAAACGCTCGTTTTCAAAGCGGACAACTTTTATTCTGTCAACAAGCTCGTTGTCTTCATTTGTATAAATCATTCCGTCCTGATTTACAAAAAATTTATCGTTAGGAACATGAATTGCTCCGTTTTCACCAAGAACAGGATAACCTTCCTTTGTCAAAAGAATTCCTTCTTTTCCAAGGTGAAAATTTCCGTTGCGTGTATAGCGTTCGCCAGCCGGAGTCTGAACTGCAAAAAATCCCTCTCCGCCCAAAGCCATGTCTGTCTTAGTGTCTGTCGATTTAAAAGAGCCTTGAGTAAAATCTGTGTAAAGCTCATTTGTTTCAACGCCAAGCCCGATTGAACCGATTATAGGAGCCGCATCCGCAGAACCGAACGGTGTTTTGTACACGCCATCTGCCGCAGTTCTTCTAAGCAAAAGCTCGCTGAATTCCTTGTTTACAGGAATTTCTTTTTTAAAGCCTGTCGTGTCTACATTCGCAAGATTGTTCGAAATTGTGTCCAGCCTGTTCTGCTGAGCGTTCATTCCGCTTGCTCCGATATACCAGCCTCTAATCATAACATAACCTCAATTAGTTTATCGGAATCCGAATAAAAAAGTTAAGCTAAATCAGTTTGCCGAAAACATCGCGCATTTTAAACAAAATTTTTCTTGTTTTTTGAAGAATTGCAGTTTATACTTTATTCATTCTACTTAAACTTTTTACGAGATTATAAAAATGTACAGTCCACGTTTTGCCGCAATGATTTTAATTTTTTTTGCTACGCTGATTTGCTTCGTAATAGCTCTTCTTCTGCTGATTCTGCATAAAAAAAGCTACATGATTGAACATGACAACATAACAGGGCTTCCCGCATACAGCCAGTTTGAAACCGATGCAAAAAAGCTTCTGAAAAATGCGCTTCCAAACGAATACATGATTCTTTCGCTTAATGCGGACAACTTTAGAATCATAAACGACACTTACGGAATTCTCTGCGGAAATGAAATTCTAAAGCTTCTTGGAAAACATTTTGCCTCCCAATGCGGAAAAAATGAATTTGTGTGCAGGTTTTACGCAGACAATTTTGTTTTCCTTATAAAAAACATGGAATTTTTCTGGGACATAGAAGAGCGCGTCTACAACATGACAAATGTGGACAATATCGTAAAAAATTATCTTCCTCCAAAATACCAGTTTACATTCAGCGCAAGCATTTACCGCATAGAAAATCCGCTAGACGACATAGAATCCATGATAGACAAGGCGAATCTAGCCCAAAAACTCTACAAAAACAATTTTGCAACCCACAGAGTAATCGAATATACAAGCGAGCTGAAAGATTCCCACAACTGGAACAGAGAAATAACGCTTTCTATGGAAGAAGCTTTTGAAAACAAGGAATTTGAAGTTTTTTACCAGCCAAAGTTCAAGTTTGAGGACGAAACTGTAATCGGCGCTGAAGCTCTTATAAGATGGAACAATCCACGCAAAGGTTTTCTTTCGCCTGCAAAATTCATTCCGCTTTTTGAAGACAACGGTTTTATAGAAAAAATCGATAAATTTGTTCTGAACAGAGTCTGCCTTTTCCTTGAAGAATGGAACAAAACTCCAGAAAGCAAAAGCCAGCCGCTTACAATTTCATTTAATTTAAGCCGCTACAATCTTTACAACCCGAATTTAATCAGCGAGCTGAAGCAAATTTCACGTAGCTACGACATCGGCGACAACAAAATAGAAGTCGAGCTTACAGAAAGAATCATGATAGACAATCCGAGCCGCCTTATAAAAATAATGAGCGAAATAAAAAAAGCCGGATTTTCTGTTTCCGTAGATGATTTTGGCGCAGGATATTCTTCGCTGAACCTTTTAAAGAATATGCCGGCTGATGTAATAAAGCTGGACAAGGAATTTCTTTCGTCCCAAGAAGAAAACAAAAATCAAAAGGAAAGAATTATCATAACTTCTGTAATTGAAATGGCGAAAAAGCTCAACATAACAACGGTTGCCGAAGGAGTCGAAACAAAAGACCAGTGCGAAATGCTGAAAACAAGCGGCTGCGACATCGCCCAGGGATTCTACTACGCCAAGCCGATGCAGGAAAAACTGTTCAAGGAATTTCTTGGAATGAAAGAAAAGCAGACTGTTTAACTTTTTGCGGAATCAGCTAAAAAAAATGATTTTTTTGGAAGTTTCGTATAATAAAATCAAGATATTTTGTTGCAAAATTCAGAAAGTGATTTATAATATTTGAAAGAATATTTCAAAAAATTTGGGTGCGAATCTCAATTTTTAACAAGCGGAGGAATTTAATAATATGGCTTTGAAAAACAAAGAAGAACCAAGAGTTCTTGCAATCATTTTGGGCGGAGGAAAAGGAACAAGGCTCTACCCTCTTACAAAAGAAAGATCCAAACCAGCGGTTCCTTTTGGCGGAAAATATAGAATTGTTGATATTCCTATTTCAAACTGCATCAACTCTGGCTACAAAAAAATCTATCTTTTGACACAGTTCAACTCTGCATCGCTCCACCTTCACATAAACAATTCCTACAATTTCGACCGCTTTTCAGACGGATTTGTAGAAATTCTTGCGGCGGAACAGACTCTTGAGCATTCAGGCTGGTATGAAGGAACTGCTGACGCAGTGCGCAAAAATTTCGGGCATTTTAGAGTTCAGCGTCCGACACATTACATAATCCTTTCAGGCGACCAGCTTTACAAGATGAACCTCAAGGATTTTATGAACAAGCACATTGAAAGCGGCGCGGAAATCACAATCGCAGCAAAAGCCGTAAACCGCCGTGATGCTTCTGGATTTGGAATCATGCAGGTTGACGACACAAACCGCATTACAGCTTTCATGGAAAAACCAGCCGCAGACATGAACATTGACGCCTGGAAAATCCCAGAAAAATCAAGAGGAGACCTTCCTGCAAGCCTTGAATATCTGGCTTCAATGGGAATTTACATTTTCAACGCTTCAACAATGGAAGAGCTTTTAAGCAATGACAAAACTGACTTTGGAAAAGAAATTATTCCAATGGCAATAAAGTCAAAGCAGGTCAATAGCTACATTTTCAACGACTACTGGGAAGACATCGGAACAATCCGCTCATTCTATGAAGCCACATTGGATCTTACAAATCCTGTTCCAAATTTCAACCTTTACGAAGAAGACAAGCCGATTTACACACAAATGCGCAATCTTCCGCCAAGCAAAATCAACAACGCAAACATGACTGCGACACTTGCAAGCGAAGGCTGCGTAATCGAATATTCACGCGTGCAAAAATCTGTAATAGGAATCCGCTCAATAATTAATGAAGGCTGCGACCTGAACGGCGTTGTAATGATGGGCGCGGACTTCTACGAAAGCGAAGAGGACAAGGCTGAAAACAAAAAGAAGAAAATTCCAGATCTTGGAATCGGAAAGAACTGCAAAATCAACAAAGCAATCATTGATAAAAATGCCCACATTGGAAACAACTGCTGCATAAACATCAATGGAAAAACTTATGAAGATGGAGACCACGGTTTGTTCTATAGTTCAGACGGAATCATCGTTATCAGAAAAGGCGCAGTTATTCCAGACGGAACAGTAATTTAAAAAAAAGAAGGCTGTCATTGGACAGCCCCACTTTATATTGCACGGGATTTTATAAAGAAAGTGCCAAAATTGCACAAAAACATCTTTATAAAACCGTGCTTTTTTTATTCTTCAGACAAACCGCCCGGATTCATTGACGCAAGGAAAGCTTCATTGTCCTTTGTCTTCCGCATCTTGTCGCGGATAAGCTCAAGCATATCGGCATCATCCATAGGATTAAGAACTTTGCGAAGAATCCACATACGCTGAAGTTCAGCTTCAGAAAGCAAAAGCTCTTCTTTTCTTGTGCCTGATTTTTTAATGTTAATTGCCGGAAACAATCTGCGCTCAGCAAGTTTTCTGTCAAGATCGATTTCGCTGTTGCCAGTTCCCTTGAACTCTTCAAAAATAACTTCATCCATGCGACTTCCAGTTTCAATGAGCGAAGTTGAAATTATTGTAAGAGAACCGCCCTCTTCCACATTTCTAGCCGCGCCAAAAAATCTCTTTGGCTTATGAAGCGCATTCGAATCAACACCGCCGGAAAGAACTTTTCCAGAAGTCGGAACAGTCTGGTTGTATGCGCGGGCAAGACGAGTTATAGAATCAAGGAAAATGACAACATCGCGCTTATGCTCAACAAGGCGTTTTGCTTTTTCCAAAACCATTTCAGCAACCTGAACATGGCGAGTCGCCTGCTCATCAAAAGTTGAAGAAATAACTTCCGCATGAATAGAACGCTCCATTTCCGTAACTTCTTCCGGACGCTCGTCAATAAGAAGTACAATCAAGTAAACTTCCGGATTATTTACAGTTATGGCATTTGCAATTTTCTGCATCAGCGTTGTTTTTCCGGCCTTTGGAGGAGCAACAATCAAAAGACGCTGGCCTTTTCCAATCGGAACAAAAAGATCAACAATGCGTGTGCTAAGTTCTGTTGAAACTGTTTCAAGCCGAAGTTTTTCGTTAGGATAAAGCGGCGTAAGGTTTTCAAAAGGAACACGAGTCTGCGCAACATAAGGATCTTCAAAATTCACAGTTTCAATGCGTAAAAGCGCAAAGAATTTTTCGCCTTCTTTTGGACTTCTTGTCTGGCCGTAAATCGTGTCGCCAGTTTTCAAGTTGAACAAGCGGATTTGGCTTGGCGAAATATAAATGTCATCAGGTCCAGGAAGATAAGAGTTCTGCGGACTTCTAAGAAAGCCATAGCCGTCAGGAAGAATTTCCAAAGCACCGGAAGCAAAAATAATTCCGCCGTGTTCCGTATGCGCGCGTAAAATAGAAAAAATCAAATCCTGCTTTTTCATAGGAGCCATTTCATCAGCAGAAATTCCGTACTGAACGCCAAGCTCTCTAAGTTCCGGCATACTTTTTTTTGTAAGGTCATTAATCAAAAGACGCGGCTTTGATTCATATTCCTCTGGATTTTCAATTTTCTGGGCAGCCTGAACAGCCTCTAGCCTAGCCTGAAGATTTTTCTCATAGTTTGTGTTGTTATAACGGTTATTGTTGTAGCGGCGGTTTCCGTAGCGGTTGTTGCCGTTCCATCTTCTATTGTCATAACGCTGGCGAGGCACATAATGCTCTTCATGCGCTGAATCTGAATTCGATTCTGAAACTTCATGGTGTGATTGAGTTTGCGGCTCTGA
This genomic window contains:
- a CDS encoding GGDEF domain-containing phosphodiesterase; this encodes MYSPRFAAMILIFFATLICFVIALLLLILHKKSYMIEHDNITGLPAYSQFETDAKKLLKNALPNEYMILSLNADNFRIINDTYGILCGNEILKLLGKHFASQCGKNEFVCRFYADNFVFLIKNMEFFWDIEERVYNMTNVDNIVKNYLPPKYQFTFSASIYRIENPLDDIESMIDKANLAQKLYKNNFATHRVIEYTSELKDSHNWNREITLSMEEAFENKEFEVFYQPKFKFEDETVIGAEALIRWNNPRKGFLSPAKFIPLFEDNGFIEKIDKFVLNRVCLFLEEWNKTPESKSQPLTISFNLSRYNLYNPNLISELKQISRSYDIGDNKIEVELTERIMIDNPSRLIKIMSEIKKAGFSVSVDDFGAGYSSLNLLKNMPADVIKLDKEFLSSQEENKNQKERIIITSVIEMAKKLNITTVAEGVETKDQCEMLKTSGCDIAQGFYYAKPMQEKLFKEFLGMKEKQTV
- a CDS encoding glucose-1-phosphate adenylyltransferase — translated: MALKNKEEPRVLAIILGGGKGTRLYPLTKERSKPAVPFGGKYRIVDIPISNCINSGYKKIYLLTQFNSASLHLHINNSYNFDRFSDGFVEILAAEQTLEHSGWYEGTADAVRKNFGHFRVQRPTHYIILSGDQLYKMNLKDFMNKHIESGAEITIAAKAVNRRDASGFGIMQVDDTNRITAFMEKPAADMNIDAWKIPEKSRGDLPASLEYLASMGIYIFNASTMEELLSNDKTDFGKEIIPMAIKSKQVNSYIFNDYWEDIGTIRSFYEATLDLTNPVPNFNLYEEDKPIYTQMRNLPPSKINNANMTATLASEGCVIEYSRVQKSVIGIRSIINEGCDLNGVVMMGADFYESEEDKAENKKKKIPDLGIGKNCKINKAIIDKNAHIGNNCCININGKTYEDGDHGLFYSSDGIIVIRKGAVIPDGTVI
- the rho gene encoding transcription termination factor Rho — its product is MAIIKRRNSDEAAEIQTEETASQLEGNENPESTESDEAKNPPKVRRRRIVKKSSEQEESSENSEQPSSEPQENDSVAAESSSEPQTQSHHEVSESNSDSAHEEHYVPRQRYDNRRWNGNNRYGNRRYNNNRYNNTNYEKNLQARLEAVQAAQKIENPEEYESKPRLLINDLTKKSMPELRELGVQYGISADEMAPMKKQDLIFSILRAHTEHGGIIFASGALEILPDGYGFLRSPQNSYLPGPDDIYISPSQIRLFNLKTGDTIYGQTRSPKEGEKFFALLRIETVNFEDPYVAQTRVPFENLTPLYPNEKLRLETVSTELSTRIVDLFVPIGKGQRLLIVAPPKAGKTTLMQKIANAITVNNPEVYLIVLLIDERPEEVTEMERSIHAEVISSTFDEQATRHVQVAEMVLEKAKRLVEHKRDVVIFLDSITRLARAYNQTVPTSGKVLSGGVDSNALHKPKRFFGAARNVEEGGSLTIISTSLIETGSRMDEVIFEEFKGTGNSEIDLDRKLAERRLFPAINIKKSGTRKEELLLSEAELQRMWILRKVLNPMDDADMLELIRDKMRKTKDNEAFLASMNPGGLSEE